Proteins encoded in a region of the Uloborus diversus isolate 005 chromosome 1, Udiv.v.3.1, whole genome shotgun sequence genome:
- the LOC129218724 gene encoding G-protein coupled receptor dmsr-1-like: MSISLNSNITYPFYNGTDELLEANFSFLNSSDNAMEFHEYSPYFGEYLTVYRNIYGSIHGYLSFIVCVFGITANILNIIVLTRKSMVSPTNAILTGLAVADMLVMLSYLPFTFHNYIRKDLSEEEKFSYGWAVFTLFHAHFTVVNHTISIWLTVTVAIWRFMAVSFPASSNNLCSMPRAKYAIIATYVTCTIFCIPVYITFTVSKFKGTDGSVMYRVDFSEIAQRHDKLLEKINFWLFSVITKLVPCVALTALSLGLIRVLYEANLRRQRLKNRAENDRSHDRTTRMLLAVLLLFLLTEFPAGLLALLSGILGSDFFNNVYLNFGETMDALALVNSAINFIIYCSMSRQFRDTFALLFLPKCANRHQLAPIIEPSRTVATTCV, translated from the coding sequence ATGAGTATTTCACTAAACTCAAACATAACATACCCATTTTATAATGGAACTGACGAACTACttgaagcaaatttttcttttctaaattccAGTGACAATGCAATGGAATTTCATGAATATTCACCATATTTTGGAGAATATTTAACAGTATATAGAAATATTTATGGATCCATTCATGGATATCTCAGTTtcattgtgtgtgtgtttggcatAACTGCTAATATATTAAACATCATAGTTCTAACCAGAAAGAGTATGGTATCTCCCACGAACGCAATTCTCACAGGATTGGCGGTAGCAGACATGCTTGTGATGCTTTCGTATTTACCCTTCACATTTCACAACTATATTAGGAAAGATCTAAGCGAGGAAGAAAAGTTTTCTTACGGATGGGCTGTCTTTACACTTTTCCACGCTCATTTTACAGTCGTAAACCACACAATATCTATATGGCTGACTGTAACTGTTGCTATTTGGAGATTCATGGCTGTAAGTTTTCCTGCCAGCAGCAACAACCTGTGCTCAATGCCGAGAGCAAAGTACGCAATCATTGCCACCTACGTCACTTGCACCATCTTCTGTATTCCTGTTTACATTACCTTCACCGTGTCGAAGTTCAAAGGCACAGATGGATCGGTTATGTATCGTGTAGACTTCAGTGAAATAGCTCAAAGACATGACAAGCTACTGGAGAAGATAAACTTTTGGCTTTTCAGTGTCATCACTAAGCTTGTACCATGCGTTGCTCTTACTGCCCTAAGCTTAGGACTCATTCGCGTCTTGTATGAAGCAAATCTTCGTCGACAAAGGTTGAAGAATCGGGCTGAAAATGATCGCTCTCATGACAGAACGACACGAATGTTGCTTGCTGTTCTGCTTCTTTTTCTTCTGACTGAGTTTCCAGCCGGACTTTTGGCACTTTTGAGTGGAATACTTGGAAGCGATTTCTTCAACAACGTTTATCTAAATTTTGGGGAAACTATGGATGCACTTGCTCTGGTAAACAGTgcaatcaattttattatttattgttcaaTGAGTAGACAGTTCCGGGACACATTTGCGTTGTTGTTTCTACCAAAATGTGCCAACAGGCACCAGTTAGCCCCGATCATCGAACCGTCCCGTACTGTCGCGACAACATGTGTTTGA